From the genome of Roseiconus lacunae, one region includes:
- a CDS encoding ExbD/TolR family protein, producing the protein MKVKSKKVDLAEGDLTPMIDMTFQLIAFFMVLINFSQTESNERVVLPSSTLVKPPDKPLEFPIILHVAKDGEIILGGDSYTTETLGSGLRRELAVLRAENKEPSEANVIIRGHQDTAAGQVQEIIKVAQDEKLEQFALRAKEDRS; encoded by the coding sequence GTGAAAGTCAAATCCAAAAAGGTCGACTTGGCCGAGGGTGATTTGACTCCCATGATCGACATGACGTTTCAGTTGATCGCGTTCTTCATGGTGCTGATCAACTTTTCGCAAACCGAATCGAACGAGCGGGTCGTGCTGCCCAGCAGTACGCTCGTGAAACCTCCAGACAAACCACTGGAGTTTCCGATCATCTTGCACGTCGCCAAAGACGGTGAAATCATTCTCGGTGGCGACAGTTACACCACCGAAACGCTCGGTTCAGGTTTGCGCCGGGAACTTGCCGTCCTGCGCGCCGAAAACAAAGAACCCTCCGAAGCCAATGTGATCATTCGTGGTCACCAAGACACCGCGGCGGGGCAAGTTCAGGAGATCATCAAGGTCGCCCAGGATGAAAAACTGGAGCAGTTCGCACTTCGTGCTAAAGAGGACCGTTCGTAA
- a CDS encoding MotA/TolQ/ExbB proton channel family protein, whose amino-acid sequence MINVHGQSLKLPLLAMILFAGITMIGATAPSTVIAQDDIDAEFGDVAGPGEEPPVDEAPADDNAGQAPAGEDGGAGDAAGGGAADSAEGDSLLGWVLESLGYTYMIVFLLLSVTLVSLFVMNMLAARRDTLCPQELVESFEEKLNAKQFQEAYDMARTDESVLGQVLSAGLAKISRGYNKAIEGMQEVGEEESMKLEHRLSYMALIGNLSPMIGLFGTVQGMIESFRVIATSPQTPKPSELAEGISTALFTTLVGLAIAIPAIAAYNILRNRVARLLLEVGVQSENLMSRFEDIQPGGTAQ is encoded by the coding sequence ATGATCAACGTTCATGGCCAAAGTCTGAAACTGCCCTTGCTGGCGATGATCTTGTTCGCCGGGATCACCATGATCGGAGCCACGGCGCCCTCCACTGTGATTGCACAAGACGACATCGATGCCGAATTCGGTGACGTCGCCGGTCCAGGGGAAGAGCCACCGGTCGACGAAGCTCCGGCCGATGACAATGCCGGACAAGCTCCCGCCGGTGAAGATGGTGGTGCAGGCGACGCGGCGGGTGGCGGTGCGGCGGACAGTGCCGAAGGCGATTCGTTACTCGGTTGGGTACTCGAATCACTCGGCTACACTTACATGATCGTGTTCCTGTTGCTTTCGGTCACGCTCGTATCGCTTTTTGTGATGAACATGTTGGCGGCCCGACGTGACACATTGTGTCCACAAGAACTGGTCGAGTCGTTCGAGGAAAAGCTCAACGCAAAACAGTTCCAAGAAGCTTATGACATGGCCCGCACCGACGAATCAGTTCTAGGGCAAGTGTTATCGGCGGGATTGGCAAAGATCTCGCGAGGCTACAACAAGGCCATCGAGGGCATGCAAGAAGTCGGTGAAGAGGAGAGCATGAAACTTGAACACCGTCTTTCCTACATGGCACTGATTGGAAACTTGAGTCCGATGATCGGACTGTTTGGAACCGTTCAAGGGATGATCGAATCGTTCCGTGTGATCGCCACCAGTCCGCAAACGCCCAAGCCTTCCGAGTTGGCCGAAGGGATATCGACGGCGTTGTTCACCACCTTGGTTGGACTCGCGATCGCGATCCCCGCCATCGCCGCCTACAACATCCTGCGTAACCGTGTCGCACGGCTTCTGCTCGAAGTCGGCGTACAAAGCGAAAACTTGATGAGCCGGTTTGAAGACATTCAGCCCGGAGGCACCGCGCAGTGA
- a CDS encoding 2-oxo acid dehydrogenase subunit E2 gives MATEVTLPELGDGIESGDVLEVFVSVGDTITEGQDIVEMETDKATVPVPSSVAGKVSKIVVSEGDTVAIGGVLIEVEAGSGASTPAPESPAPEAPAKEPEAAPEPKQEAAPAPEPTPQPPAQQSPTVPQTPAPAPPQPAAPVQSAPAPQSPAPAPAPASGDVIPAGPAVRRFAREVGVDLGRVAGTGEGGRITRDDVLSAVRSSSQAAVAQPPASAGQAAASTPQAAAPQAGAASSQLPGTIASDDYGTVGVERMSKIRKTISDQMHKSWSNVPRVTNFDDADITELERLRQSSKEDYAAQGLKLTSMPFLIKAVATALKHHPSINATVDRENEQIIYKDYVNVGIAVDTDRGLVVPVMKNADQMSVPGITRALAEMAGKVRSGQFPVNDLRGGSFTISNLGAIGGQYSTPIVNVPEVAILLVGRSRKLPVVMPDDSIQPRLMMPLSLSYDHRLVDGGTAARFLNDVIGYLEAPSRLLLAF, from the coding sequence ATGGCAACCGAAGTTACCCTTCCCGAACTTGGCGATGGAATCGAATCCGGCGACGTCCTGGAAGTTTTCGTCTCCGTTGGCGACACGATCACCGAAGGCCAAGACATCGTCGAAATGGAAACGGACAAGGCGACCGTTCCCGTTCCCTCCTCGGTAGCCGGCAAGGTTTCCAAGATTGTGGTCAGCGAAGGTGACACCGTCGCGATCGGTGGCGTCTTGATCGAAGTCGAAGCCGGGTCGGGGGCCAGCACCCCAGCGCCGGAAAGCCCAGCCCCAGAAGCACCGGCGAAAGAACCCGAAGCGGCACCCGAGCCGAAACAAGAAGCGGCGCCCGCCCCAGAGCCGACCCCACAACCACCGGCACAGCAGTCACCAACGGTTCCTCAAACGCCTGCACCCGCGCCGCCACAACCTGCCGCGCCAGTCCAATCCGCACCCGCACCTCAATCGCCCGCACCCGCACCCGCACCGGCCTCCGGCGATGTGATCCCTGCCGGGCCTGCCGTGCGGCGTTTCGCTCGAGAAGTCGGCGTCGACTTGGGACGCGTTGCCGGAACCGGCGAAGGCGGACGCATCACGCGTGACGATGTTTTGTCGGCCGTTCGCTCGTCCAGCCAAGCCGCCGTCGCTCAGCCACCCGCTTCCGCCGGTCAGGCTGCTGCGTCGACTCCGCAGGCGGCCGCGCCGCAAGCCGGTGCCGCTTCGTCCCAATTGCCAGGCACGATCGCCAGTGACGATTACGGAACCGTCGGTGTGGAACGGATGAGCAAGATCCGGAAAACGATCAGCGACCAAATGCACAAAAGCTGGTCGAACGTTCCTCGTGTCACAAACTTTGATGACGCGGACATCACCGAACTGGAACGCTTGCGTCAGAGCAGCAAAGAAGACTATGCCGCCCAAGGGCTGAAGCTGACGTCGATGCCGTTCTTAATCAAAGCGGTCGCAACCGCTTTGAAGCACCACCCGTCGATCAACGCCACCGTCGATCGCGAGAACGAACAGATCATTTACAAAGACTATGTGAACGTCGGAATCGCGGTCGACACAGATCGCGGTCTGGTAGTTCCGGTGATGAAGAACGCGGATCAAATGAGCGTTCCAGGTATCACGCGTGCCCTCGCCGAGATGGCGGGCAAAGTCCGCAGCGGGCAGTTCCCTGTCAACGATCTTCGCGGTGGTTCGTTCACGATCAGTAACCTCGGCGCGATCGGCGGTCAGTACTCAACTCCGATCGTCAACGTTCCCGAAGTTGCAATTCTGTTGGTCGGACGCAGCCGCAAACTGCCCGTCGTGATGCCCGACGATAGCATCCAGCCTCGACTGATGATGCCGCTTTCGCTTTCTTATGATCACCGGCTTGTTGACGGTGGCACGGCGGCTCGTTTCCTCAATGACGTGATTGGCTACTTGGAAGCCCCCAGTCGGCTACTGCTCGCATTCTAG
- the aceE gene encoding pyruvate dehydrogenase (acetyl-transferring), homodimeric type, whose translation MSDSKTIAQDEVRKQLGELERQSEIDVDSAETNEWMASLEYVLKSKGPERVRFLLEKLRDRAAQEGVHAVAADTNTPYLNSIPVHEQPAYPGNRDLERRIKSIIRWNAMAMVVGGNNRGGGVGGHISTFASSATLYEVAFNHFFRGRGEDGFSGDSVYFQGHASPGMYSRAFVEGRLSAEQLTNFRRELEDGGGLSSYPHPWLMPSFWEYPTVSMGLGPIMAIYQARFNEYLRDRGIKDTSGQRVWAFLGDGECDEPETLGAIGLASREKLENLIFVINCNLQRLDGPVRGNAKIIQELESIFRGAGWNVIKVIWGGDWDELLARDESGLLVKRMGEVVDGQYQKYTGMPGSYIREHFFGKYPELLKLVENYSDEKLEKLSRGGHDPEKVYAAYKTATEMKNGKPTVVLAKTIKGYGLGEAGEGRNVAHNQKKLNDEELLEFRSRFGIPISDEEVVKTPFYKPPANSHEIKYLHERRKALGGYLPSRPTEPLTMEVPSMEDMTKVIKKLENKTISTTFAVVQTLIALCRDKKIGKFMVPIVPDESRTFGMEGMFRQFGIYAHAGQLYEPVDSAIISYYKEAQDGQILEEGITEAGSMASFNAAGTAYSCHGVNMIPFYIYYSMFGFQRIGDLIWAAADMRAKGFLIGGTAGRTTLNGEGLQHQDGHSLLNAIAFPTVRSYDPAFAYEAVVVVQHGLKKMYAEGDTCIYYLMSENEAYEHPEMPAGCEEGIVKGMYKYQSRDVDSPKARVQLFGSGAILNCVLKAQEILAEQYGIASDAWSVTSYTELRREAAACQRWNMLHPTETPRKSYLEECVEGVEGPFISASDYVRALGEQLTPWMPGDYFVLGTDGMGRSETREALRRHFEVDAESIVIATLSRLSKAGVFGPEDVQKAIEDLGYNPDKVDPYYA comes from the coding sequence ATGTCCGATTCTAAGACCATTGCTCAAGACGAAGTACGCAAGCAGCTCGGCGAACTGGAGCGACAGTCAGAGATCGATGTCGATTCGGCGGAAACGAATGAATGGATGGCTTCATTGGAATACGTCCTGAAAAGCAAAGGCCCCGAGCGGGTCCGTTTCTTGCTTGAAAAGCTTCGTGACCGCGCCGCCCAAGAAGGCGTGCATGCGGTCGCCGCCGATACCAACACGCCGTACCTGAACTCGATCCCCGTTCACGAGCAACCGGCGTATCCGGGCAACCGAGATCTCGAACGTCGGATCAAATCGATCATTCGCTGGAACGCGATGGCGATGGTTGTCGGTGGTAATAATCGGGGCGGTGGCGTCGGTGGTCACATCAGTACGTTTGCCTCAAGCGCGACGCTCTATGAAGTCGCGTTCAATCACTTTTTCCGCGGACGTGGCGAGGATGGCTTTAGCGGTGACTCGGTCTACTTCCAAGGTCACGCGTCGCCTGGGATGTACAGCCGTGCGTTCGTCGAAGGACGTCTGTCGGCCGAACAGCTCACCAACTTCCGACGTGAACTCGAAGACGGCGGCGGGCTGAGCAGCTATCCGCACCCATGGCTGATGCCAAGCTTCTGGGAATACCCAACCGTCTCGATGGGACTCGGTCCGATCATGGCGATCTATCAAGCTCGCTTCAACGAATACCTGCGTGACCGTGGCATCAAAGACACCAGCGGCCAACGCGTCTGGGCGTTCCTCGGCGACGGCGAATGCGACGAACCGGAAACTCTCGGTGCGATCGGGTTGGCTTCGCGAGAGAAGCTGGAAAACCTGATCTTCGTCATCAACTGCAACCTGCAGCGACTCGATGGCCCCGTTCGCGGCAACGCCAAGATCATCCAAGAATTGGAATCGATCTTCCGCGGCGCCGGCTGGAACGTCATCAAGGTCATTTGGGGCGGCGATTGGGACGAACTGCTCGCACGCGACGAAAGCGGCTTGCTCGTCAAACGCATGGGCGAGGTCGTCGACGGCCAGTACCAGAAATACACCGGTATGCCCGGTAGCTACATCCGCGAGCACTTCTTCGGCAAGTACCCCGAACTACTGAAGCTGGTCGAAAACTACAGCGACGAAAAGCTCGAGAAGCTCAGTCGCGGCGGACATGACCCCGAAAAGGTTTACGCCGCGTACAAGACGGCGACCGAGATGAAGAACGGCAAACCCACCGTCGTTCTCGCCAAGACGATCAAAGGCTACGGACTCGGCGAAGCAGGCGAAGGTCGCAACGTCGCCCACAACCAAAAGAAGCTCAACGACGAGGAGCTTCTCGAATTCCGCTCGCGTTTTGGCATCCCGATCAGCGACGAAGAAGTCGTCAAAACCCCGTTCTACAAGCCGCCGGCGAACAGCCACGAGATCAAGTACCTGCATGAGCGCCGCAAAGCACTTGGCGGTTACCTCCCTTCGCGGCCGACCGAACCGTTGACCATGGAAGTCCCCTCGATGGAGGACATGACTAAGGTCATCAAAAAGCTTGAAAACAAAACCATCAGCACGACCTTTGCCGTCGTGCAAACGTTGATCGCGCTGTGCCGCGATAAGAAGATCGGAAAGTTCATGGTGCCGATCGTGCCCGATGAATCCCGCACGTTTGGGATGGAAGGCATGTTCCGCCAATTCGGGATCTACGCTCACGCCGGTCAGCTTTATGAGCCCGTCGATTCGGCGATCATCTCGTACTACAAAGAAGCTCAGGACGGGCAGATCCTGGAAGAAGGAATCACCGAAGCGGGCTCGATGGCCAGCTTCAACGCCGCCGGCACCGCGTACAGCTGCCACGGCGTGAACATGATTCCGTTCTATATCTACTACAGCATGTTTGGGTTCCAGCGGATCGGCGACCTGATCTGGGCCGCCGCCGACATGCGTGCGAAAGGGTTCTTGATCGGCGGCACCGCCGGCCGAACGACGCTCAACGGCGAAGGTCTCCAGCACCAGGACGGGCACAGCTTGCTCAATGCGATCGCGTTTCCGACGGTTCGCTCCTACGATCCGGCCTTCGCTTACGAAGCCGTTGTCGTCGTCCAGCACGGCCTGAAGAAGATGTACGCCGAAGGTGACACGTGCATTTACTACCTGATGTCCGAGAACGAGGCTTACGAGCACCCGGAGATGCCGGCCGGCTGCGAAGAGGGCATCGTCAAAGGGATGTACAAGTACCAAAGCCGCGATGTCGATAGCCCCAAAGCTCGCGTGCAGTTGTTCGGCAGCGGTGCGATCCTGAACTGTGTTCTCAAGGCTCAAGAAATCTTGGCCGAACAGTACGGCATCGCCAGCGATGCCTGGAGCGTGACCAGTTACACCGAACTGCGTCGTGAGGCGGCCGCATGCCAACGCTGGAACATGCTGCACCCCACCGAAACACCACGCAAAAGCTACTTGGAAGAATGCGTCGAAGGTGTCGAGGGTCCCTTCATCTCGGCGAGCGACTACGTTCGTGCACTCGGCGAACAACTGACGCCTTGGATGCCAGGTGACTACTTCGTCCTCGGTACCGACGGCATGGGCCGCAGCGAAACCCGCGAGGCACTGCGTCGACACTTCGAAGTTGACGCCGAGTCGATCGTGATCGCGACCCTCAGCCGACTTTCCAAGGCTGGCGTTTTCGGCCCCGAAGATGTCCAAAAGGCGATCGAAGACCTCGGGTACAATCCCGACAAAGTCGATCCGTACTATGCATAA